In a genomic window of Lathamus discolor isolate bLatDis1 chromosome 4, bLatDis1.hap1, whole genome shotgun sequence:
- the PCDH8 gene encoding protocadherin-8 isoform X1, with protein MRRSLRLLAAACLLALSRCKTVRYRTDEEGAPGTVIGTLADEMPVKAPGEMSFRLMRQFSNSSLVRVREEDGQLSIGEAGLDREQLCGQAPQCVLAFDVVSCWRERYRLVHVELEVRDINDNAPRFPRAQMTLEVSESAAPGTRLPLEVAVDEDVGSNSIQSFQVSLNSHFGVEAQTRADGARCADLVLLQELDRERQPSYTLELVAKDGGSPARSGTATVHVRVLDANDNSPTFAQSSVTVELPEDAPPGSLLLDLDAVDPDEGPNGEVIYAFSSQVPPEARRLFRLDPRSGRLTLEATVDYERTRTYELDVRAQDRGTSPRAATCTVVVRLTDVNDNAPRISISALRGAASAAGVAYVSEAAASESFVALVSASDRDSGANGQVRCSLRGHDHFALQRAYEDSYMIVTTAALDRERIPEYNLTVVAEDLGSPPFKTVRQYTVRVSDENDNAPLFAKPLYEVAVPENNPPGAYITTVVARDPDLGHNGKVTYRLLETQVMGAPISTYVSVDPATGAIYALRTFNYEILKQLDLRIQATDGGSPQLSSSTLVKVRMVDQNDNPPVIIHPVLTNGTAEIGVSSKTSRDSLVAQIKARDADDGANAELTFAFLEEPQQDLFTINPSTGDIVLRGDLSEELGQLFKVILTVTDNGKPSLATTATVNFLVTATAPSSMQEISKPGSWEGKALQWDIPLIVIIVLAGSCTLLLVAIITIATTCNKRKKGNEIKNNSSLKDQIDISHLEKGQQEEGSQRGNVFEVRTFPSKTSFTSPDPSPAAEEISTAESSSDSTCLYEGQKRLRGPSGEQGFTATPSYSKEPAPPVAIWKGHSFNTISGREAEKFSGKDSGKGDSDFNDSDSDISGDALKKDLITHMQNGLWACTAECKILGHSDRCWSPSCGRANPHPSPHPSAPLSTFCKSTSLPRDPLRRDNFYQAQLPKTVGLQSVYEKVLHRDFDRTITLLSPPRPARLPDLQEIGVPLYPAPSTRYLGPQTDTAEKV; from the exons ATGAGACGCTCGCTGCGGCTGCTGGCCGCCGCCTGCCTGCTGGCCCTGTCCCGCTGCAAGACGGTGAGGTACCGCACCGACGAGGAGGGCGCGCCGGGCACGGTGATCGGCACGCTGGCCGACGAGATGCCGGTGAAGGCGCCAGGGGAGATGAGCTTCCGACTGATGCGGCAGTTCAGCAACAGCTCGCTGGTGCGGGTGCGGGAGGAGGACGGGCAGCTGAGCATCGGTGAAGCGGGGCTGGACcgggagcagctgtgtgggcaGGCCCCCCAGTGCGTCCTCGCCTTCGATGTAGTGAGCTGCTGGCGGGAGCGCTACCGCCTAGTGCACGTGGAGCTGGAGGTGCGTGACATCAACGACAACGCGCCGCGCTTCCCCCGTGCCCAGATGACGCTGGAGGTGTCGGAGAGCGCCGCACCTGGCACTCGCCTCCCTCTGGAGGTGGCTGTGGATGAGGACGTGGGCTCCAACTCCATCCAAAGCTTCCAAGTCTCCCTCAACAGCCACTTTGGAGTGGAGGCACAGACACGGGCGGATGGGGCACGCTGTGCTGACCTGGtgctgctccaggagctggaCCGTGAGCGCCAGCCATCCTACACGCTGGAGCTGGTGGCCAAGGACGGTGGCAGCCCAGCACGCTCGGGCACAGCCACCGTGCATGTCCGCGTCCTCGACGCCAATGACAACAGCCCCACCTTCGCCCAGAGCTCGGTCACGGTCGAGCTACCTGAGGACGCACCGCCCGGCTCCCTGCTGCTCGATCTGGATGCCGTCGACCCTGATGAGGGCCCCAATGGCGAGGTGATCTATGCCTTTAGCAGCCAGGTGCCCCCCGAGGCGCGGCGGCTCTTCCGCCTCGATCCACGCTCGGGCCGCCTCACCCTGGAGGCCACTGTGGACTATGAGCGCACCCGCACCTACGAGCTGGACGTGCGAGCCCAGGACCGTGGCACCAGCCCTCGTGCTGCCACCTGCACTGTCGTCGTGCGCCTCACTGATGTCAACGACAACGCACCACGTATCAGCATCAGCGCCCTCCGTGGGGCCGCCAGCGCCGCTGGTGTGGCCTATGTGAGCGAGGCAGCAGCCAGCGAAAGCTTTGTGGCTCTCGTCAGTGCCTCAGACCGTGACTCAGGTGCCAACGGGCAGGTGCGCTGCAGCCTCCGCGGGCACGACCACTTTGCCCTGCAGCGAGCCTACGAGGACAGCTACATGATTGTCACCACAGCGGCGCTGGACCGCGAGCGCATCCCCGAGTACAACCTCACTGTGGTGGCCGAGGACCTGGGCTCCCCACCCTTCAAGACCGTCCGCCAGTACACGGTGCGGGTGAGCGATGAGAATGACAACGCACCGCTCTTTGCCAAGCCCCTCTACGAGGTGGCCGTGCCAGAGAACAACCCACCAGGTGCCTACATCACCACCGTGGTGGCCCGTGACCCCGATCTTGGCCACAACGGTAAGGTCACCTACCGACTCCTGGAGACACAGGTCATGGGGGCACCCATCTCCACCTATGTCTCCGTAGACCCTGCCACCGGGGCCATCTATGCTCTCAGGACGTTCAACTATGAGATCCTCAAGCAGTTGGACCTGAGGATCCAGGCCACTGACGGTGGCTCCCCGCAGCTGTCCAGCAGCACCCTTGTCAAAGTGAGGATGGTGGACCAGAATGACAACCCTCCTGTCATCATCCACCCAGTGCTCACCAATGGGACAGCAGAAATTGGAGTGTCCAGCAAGACCTCCCGTGACTCCCTGGTGGCCCAGATCAAAGCTCGAGATGCAGATGATGGGGCCAATGCTGAGCTCACCTTCGCCTTCCTGGAAGAGCCTCAGCAGGACCTCTTCACCATCAACCCAAGCACTGGGGACATCGTGCTGAGGGGCGACCTCTCTGAAGAGCTGGGGCAGCTGTTCAAGGTCATCCTCACCGTGACAGACAATGGCAAACCCTCCCTGGCCACAACAGCCACAGTCAACTTCCTGGTGACTGCCACCGCTCCTTCCAGTATGCAGGAGATATCCAAGCCCGGCTCCTGGGAAGGAAAGGCGTTGCAGTGGGACATCCCTCTGATCGTGATCATtgtcctggctggcagctgCACCCTCCTGCTGGTGGCCATCATCACCATTGCCACCACTTGCAACAAGCGCAAGAAGGGGAACGAGATCAAAAACAACTCATCCTTGAAGGACCAGATAGACATCTCCCACCTGGAGAAGGGccagcaggaggagggcagcCAGAGGGGGAATGTGTTTGAGGTACGAACCTTTCCCAGCAAAACCTCTTTCACCAGCCCTGacccttctccagctgctgaagAGATCTCCactgctgagagcagcagcGACAGCACTTGCCTGTATGAGGGTCAGAAGAGGCTGAGAGGACCGAGCGGGGAG CAGGGTTTCACTGCCACTCCAAGCTACAGCAAGGAGCCTGCTCCCCCCGTGGCCATTTGGAAGGGGCACTCATTCAACACCATCTCCGGCCGAGAGGCAGAGAAGTTCAGTGGCAAAGACAGCGGGAAAGGCGACAGCGATTTCAATGACAGTGACTCGGATATCAGCGGAGATGCCCTGAAGAAAGATCTCATCACGCACATGCAGAATG GTCTGTGGGCATGCACAGCCGAGTGCAAGATCCTGGGCCACTCAGACCGCTGCTGGAGCCCCTCCTGCGGCCGAGCTAACCCGCacccctctccccatccctcagctCCCCTCTCCACCTTCTGCAAGAGCACGTCCCTGCCCAGGGATCCCCTGCGCAGGGACAACTTTTACCAAGCCCAGCTGCCCAAAACAGTGGGGCTTCAGAGCGTCTACGAGAAAGTGCTGCACAGGGACTTTGACCGGACGATCACGCTGCTCTCCCCACCGCGCCCCGCACGGCTCCCCGACCTGCAGGAGATCGGGGTGCCCCTCTACCCAGCCCCTTCCACTAGATACCTGGGTCCCCAGACGGACACAGCTGAGAAAGTGTAG
- the PCDH8 gene encoding protocadherin-8 isoform X2 produces MRRSLRLLAAACLLALSRCKTVRYRTDEEGAPGTVIGTLADEMPVKAPGEMSFRLMRQFSNSSLVRVREEDGQLSIGEAGLDREQLCGQAPQCVLAFDVVSCWRERYRLVHVELEVRDINDNAPRFPRAQMTLEVSESAAPGTRLPLEVAVDEDVGSNSIQSFQVSLNSHFGVEAQTRADGARCADLVLLQELDRERQPSYTLELVAKDGGSPARSGTATVHVRVLDANDNSPTFAQSSVTVELPEDAPPGSLLLDLDAVDPDEGPNGEVIYAFSSQVPPEARRLFRLDPRSGRLTLEATVDYERTRTYELDVRAQDRGTSPRAATCTVVVRLTDVNDNAPRISISALRGAASAAGVAYVSEAAASESFVALVSASDRDSGANGQVRCSLRGHDHFALQRAYEDSYMIVTTAALDRERIPEYNLTVVAEDLGSPPFKTVRQYTVRVSDENDNAPLFAKPLYEVAVPENNPPGAYITTVVARDPDLGHNGKVTYRLLETQVMGAPISTYVSVDPATGAIYALRTFNYEILKQLDLRIQATDGGSPQLSSSTLVKVRMVDQNDNPPVIIHPVLTNGTAEIGVSSKTSRDSLVAQIKARDADDGANAELTFAFLEEPQQDLFTINPSTGDIVLRGDLSEELGQLFKVILTVTDNGKPSLATTATVNFLVTATAPSSMQEISKPGSWEGKALQWDIPLIVIIVLAGSCTLLLVAIITIATTCNKRKKGNEIKNNSSLKDQIDISHLEKGQQEEGSQRGNVFEVRTFPSKTSFTSPDPSPAAEEISTAESSSDSTCLYEGQKRLRGPSGEGFTATPSYSKEPAPPVAIWKGHSFNTISGREAEKFSGKDSGKGDSDFNDSDSDISGDALKKDLITHMQNGLWACTAECKILGHSDRCWSPSCGRANPHPSPHPSAPLSTFCKSTSLPRDPLRRDNFYQAQLPKTVGLQSVYEKVLHRDFDRTITLLSPPRPARLPDLQEIGVPLYPAPSTRYLGPQTDTAEKV; encoded by the exons ATGAGACGCTCGCTGCGGCTGCTGGCCGCCGCCTGCCTGCTGGCCCTGTCCCGCTGCAAGACGGTGAGGTACCGCACCGACGAGGAGGGCGCGCCGGGCACGGTGATCGGCACGCTGGCCGACGAGATGCCGGTGAAGGCGCCAGGGGAGATGAGCTTCCGACTGATGCGGCAGTTCAGCAACAGCTCGCTGGTGCGGGTGCGGGAGGAGGACGGGCAGCTGAGCATCGGTGAAGCGGGGCTGGACcgggagcagctgtgtgggcaGGCCCCCCAGTGCGTCCTCGCCTTCGATGTAGTGAGCTGCTGGCGGGAGCGCTACCGCCTAGTGCACGTGGAGCTGGAGGTGCGTGACATCAACGACAACGCGCCGCGCTTCCCCCGTGCCCAGATGACGCTGGAGGTGTCGGAGAGCGCCGCACCTGGCACTCGCCTCCCTCTGGAGGTGGCTGTGGATGAGGACGTGGGCTCCAACTCCATCCAAAGCTTCCAAGTCTCCCTCAACAGCCACTTTGGAGTGGAGGCACAGACACGGGCGGATGGGGCACGCTGTGCTGACCTGGtgctgctccaggagctggaCCGTGAGCGCCAGCCATCCTACACGCTGGAGCTGGTGGCCAAGGACGGTGGCAGCCCAGCACGCTCGGGCACAGCCACCGTGCATGTCCGCGTCCTCGACGCCAATGACAACAGCCCCACCTTCGCCCAGAGCTCGGTCACGGTCGAGCTACCTGAGGACGCACCGCCCGGCTCCCTGCTGCTCGATCTGGATGCCGTCGACCCTGATGAGGGCCCCAATGGCGAGGTGATCTATGCCTTTAGCAGCCAGGTGCCCCCCGAGGCGCGGCGGCTCTTCCGCCTCGATCCACGCTCGGGCCGCCTCACCCTGGAGGCCACTGTGGACTATGAGCGCACCCGCACCTACGAGCTGGACGTGCGAGCCCAGGACCGTGGCACCAGCCCTCGTGCTGCCACCTGCACTGTCGTCGTGCGCCTCACTGATGTCAACGACAACGCACCACGTATCAGCATCAGCGCCCTCCGTGGGGCCGCCAGCGCCGCTGGTGTGGCCTATGTGAGCGAGGCAGCAGCCAGCGAAAGCTTTGTGGCTCTCGTCAGTGCCTCAGACCGTGACTCAGGTGCCAACGGGCAGGTGCGCTGCAGCCTCCGCGGGCACGACCACTTTGCCCTGCAGCGAGCCTACGAGGACAGCTACATGATTGTCACCACAGCGGCGCTGGACCGCGAGCGCATCCCCGAGTACAACCTCACTGTGGTGGCCGAGGACCTGGGCTCCCCACCCTTCAAGACCGTCCGCCAGTACACGGTGCGGGTGAGCGATGAGAATGACAACGCACCGCTCTTTGCCAAGCCCCTCTACGAGGTGGCCGTGCCAGAGAACAACCCACCAGGTGCCTACATCACCACCGTGGTGGCCCGTGACCCCGATCTTGGCCACAACGGTAAGGTCACCTACCGACTCCTGGAGACACAGGTCATGGGGGCACCCATCTCCACCTATGTCTCCGTAGACCCTGCCACCGGGGCCATCTATGCTCTCAGGACGTTCAACTATGAGATCCTCAAGCAGTTGGACCTGAGGATCCAGGCCACTGACGGTGGCTCCCCGCAGCTGTCCAGCAGCACCCTTGTCAAAGTGAGGATGGTGGACCAGAATGACAACCCTCCTGTCATCATCCACCCAGTGCTCACCAATGGGACAGCAGAAATTGGAGTGTCCAGCAAGACCTCCCGTGACTCCCTGGTGGCCCAGATCAAAGCTCGAGATGCAGATGATGGGGCCAATGCTGAGCTCACCTTCGCCTTCCTGGAAGAGCCTCAGCAGGACCTCTTCACCATCAACCCAAGCACTGGGGACATCGTGCTGAGGGGCGACCTCTCTGAAGAGCTGGGGCAGCTGTTCAAGGTCATCCTCACCGTGACAGACAATGGCAAACCCTCCCTGGCCACAACAGCCACAGTCAACTTCCTGGTGACTGCCACCGCTCCTTCCAGTATGCAGGAGATATCCAAGCCCGGCTCCTGGGAAGGAAAGGCGTTGCAGTGGGACATCCCTCTGATCGTGATCATtgtcctggctggcagctgCACCCTCCTGCTGGTGGCCATCATCACCATTGCCACCACTTGCAACAAGCGCAAGAAGGGGAACGAGATCAAAAACAACTCATCCTTGAAGGACCAGATAGACATCTCCCACCTGGAGAAGGGccagcaggaggagggcagcCAGAGGGGGAATGTGTTTGAGGTACGAACCTTTCCCAGCAAAACCTCTTTCACCAGCCCTGacccttctccagctgctgaagAGATCTCCactgctgagagcagcagcGACAGCACTTGCCTGTATGAGGGTCAGAAGAGGCTGAGAGGACCGAGCGGGGAG GGTTTCACTGCCACTCCAAGCTACAGCAAGGAGCCTGCTCCCCCCGTGGCCATTTGGAAGGGGCACTCATTCAACACCATCTCCGGCCGAGAGGCAGAGAAGTTCAGTGGCAAAGACAGCGGGAAAGGCGACAGCGATTTCAATGACAGTGACTCGGATATCAGCGGAGATGCCCTGAAGAAAGATCTCATCACGCACATGCAGAATG GTCTGTGGGCATGCACAGCCGAGTGCAAGATCCTGGGCCACTCAGACCGCTGCTGGAGCCCCTCCTGCGGCCGAGCTAACCCGCacccctctccccatccctcagctCCCCTCTCCACCTTCTGCAAGAGCACGTCCCTGCCCAGGGATCCCCTGCGCAGGGACAACTTTTACCAAGCCCAGCTGCCCAAAACAGTGGGGCTTCAGAGCGTCTACGAGAAAGTGCTGCACAGGGACTTTGACCGGACGATCACGCTGCTCTCCCCACCGCGCCCCGCACGGCTCCCCGACCTGCAGGAGATCGGGGTGCCCCTCTACCCAGCCCCTTCCACTAGATACCTGGGTCCCCAGACGGACACAGCTGAGAAAGTGTAG